DNA from Streptomyces rishiriensis:
GCGACCACGGCGAATCCGGCGCGCGGGACCCGGCGGCCCTCGGCGACCAGGCCGACGAGGACGCGCGGGGGCTGCGAGGCGGCTCGCCCGGCGGCCTCCTCCAGCGCCGTACGCCCGACGAAGTCGCCCTCCTTGTCGAACTTGACCACCCGGCCCAGACCCGCGTCGAACGGGGTGAGGGAGGTGCTCAGCTCGTGCCCGTACAGCGGCATGCCCGCCTCCAGGCGCAGGGTGTCCCGGCAGGACAGGCCGCAGGGCACCAGCCCGACGCCCTCGCCGGCCTTGGTCAGCGACTGCCACAGCTCGACGGCGTGCTCCGGCCGCACGAACAGCTCGAAGCCGTCCTCGCCGGTGTAGCCGGTACGCGCGATGAGGGCGGGGACGCCGGCGACGGTGCCGGGCAGGCCGGCGTAGTACTTCAGGCCGTCCAGGTCGGCGTCGGTGACGGCCGCGAGGATGCCGGGGGACTCGGGGCCCTGCACGGCGATCAGCGCGTAGGCGTCACGGTCGTCGCGGACCACCGCGTCGAAGCCCTCGGCGCGCTCGGTCAGCGCGTCCAGCACGACCTGTGCGTTGGAGGCGTTGGCCACCACCATGAACTCGGTCTCGGCCAGCCGGTAGACGATCAGGTCGTCCAGGATGCCGCCGTCCGCCCGGCAGATCATCGTGTAGCGGGCGCGGCCGGCCTTGACCGCCCCGATGTTGCCCACCAGGGCGAAGTCGAGGAGGGCGGCTGCCTGCGGGCCGGCGACGGTGATCTCGCCCATGTGCGAGAGGTCGAAGAGCCCGGCCCGGGTGCGGACGGCCTGGTGCTCGTCGCGCTCGGAGCCGTAGCGCAGCGGCATGTCCCAGCCGGCGAAGTCGGTCATCGTCGCGCCGAGCGCGCGATGCACCGCGTCGAGGGCGGTGAGGCGCTGCCCGGCGTTCTGGGCGGAAGCGGGGTCGGTACTGCTCATCGGGCGTTCGTCTCCCAAGGCATGACGGCACGGCGAGGTCGTTCCTCCCCATCTGTCATCGGAACCTGAGAGGTTCGCCATGACAACCCGGGAAGGGATCGGTCATGACTTGCACCTTGGGTGGGGCCACTGGAGAGCGGCCCGCTTTTCAGATGTGCCTCGCCCGCGCGGTAACGGGGCCTGAGAGATTCAAGGGAGGGACTTGCTCCTTCGGCGCCCCAGCGAAGCTGCTGCTGAGGACTCTCCCGCGCGGATTCAAACGGCCGGTATGCAGTTGGCGCGGCCATCATTGCACGGCTCGCCCCGATCACGGCAGGCCGCATCTGTAACCGGCTTGTGTCGGTACGCGCACGAAATCGCCGGACGCGGCGCATTACCTTCTCTTTACGCTCAGTGGGGATGAGGACACCATCGGACCCCAGGGGAGGACGATCACGGTGAACAGGACGACCACGGCGAGGTCCACGGCATTCGCGACCGGCTCGGGGATCGCGCTGCCCGCGCAGCCCGTCGCCCCGGCCCGGGAGGCGTGCGGCCCGCAGCCGGCGCCCGTCGTCCGCGACCTGCGCGAGCGAGCCGGCCGCAGCCCGCACGGACTGCTCTTCGGCCCCCGTGACCTGGTCGTGGTCACCGGTCTGCCCGGCAGCGGCAAGTCCACGCTCATGCGGCGGACCGTGCAGGGCGTCCGCGTCGACTCCCAGGACACCCGGGACCGCTGGGACGCCCGCGCCCCCCGCTTCCTGCCCTACGGCCTCTACCGCCCCCTCGTCCGGCTCGCCCACTACGCCGGACTGCGCAGGGCGCTGCGCGGCGGTGCGGGCGTCGTCGTGCACGACTGCGGCACGCAGGCCTGGGTCCGTGACTGGCTGGCCCGCGAGGCCCGCCGCCGCGGCGGCGTCCTCCACCTGCTGCTGCTGGACGTCGGCGCCGACACGGCACTGGAGGGGCAGCGCGAGCGCGGTCGGGGCGTCTCCCGGTACGCGTTCCTGCGCCACCGCCACGCCGCCTCCCGTCTGGTGCGCTCGGTGGAGAAGGGC
Protein-coding regions in this window:
- the gcvT gene encoding glycine cleavage system aminomethyltransferase GcvT, translated to MSSTDPASAQNAGQRLTALDAVHRALGATMTDFAGWDMPLRYGSERDEHQAVRTRAGLFDLSHMGEITVAGPQAAALLDFALVGNIGAVKAGRARYTMICRADGGILDDLIVYRLAETEFMVVANASNAQVVLDALTERAEGFDAVVRDDRDAYALIAVQGPESPGILAAVTDADLDGLKYYAGLPGTVAGVPALIARTGYTGEDGFELFVRPEHAVELWQSLTKAGEGVGLVPCGLSCRDTLRLEAGMPLYGHELSTSLTPFDAGLGRVVKFDKEGDFVGRTALEEAAGRAASQPPRVLVGLVAEGRRVPRAGFAVVADGAVIGEVTSGAPSPTLGKPIAMAYVDAAHAAPGTQGVGVDIRGSHEPYEVVALPFYKRQK
- a CDS encoding AAA family ATPase; the protein is MNRTTTARSTAFATGSGIALPAQPVAPAREACGPQPAPVVRDLRERAGRSPHGLLFGPRDLVVVTGLPGSGKSTLMRRTVQGVRVDSQDTRDRWDARAPRFLPYGLYRPLVRLAHYAGLRRALRGGAGVVVHDCGTQAWVRDWLAREARRRGGVLHLLLLDVGADTALEGQRERGRGVSRYAFLRHRHAASRLVRSVEKGRLPAGCGSAVLLDRAAADALRRIGFTG